A single window of Streptococcus cristatus ATCC 51100 DNA harbors:
- a CDS encoding metallophosphoesterase, which produces MAKQTIIVMSDSHGDRAIVEEMKDHYLGKVDAIFHDGDSELPFEDEVWEGIHVVAGNMDFYPGYPERLVTDLDGTIIAQTHGHLFNINFSFQKLDLWAQEVGADICLYGHLHIPDAWMQGKTLFLNPGSISQPRGSINERLYAKVEIDDDRFKIDFYTRNHELYPSLSKEFAR; this is translated from the coding sequence ATGGCAAAGCAAACAATCATCGTAATGAGCGATTCCCATGGGGACCGTGCCATTGTCGAAGAAATGAAAGATCATTATCTAGGAAAAGTCGATGCTATTTTCCATGATGGAGACTCAGAATTACCTTTTGAGGATGAAGTCTGGGAAGGAATTCATGTCGTAGCGGGGAATATGGACTTTTATCCTGGTTATCCAGAGCGGCTAGTGACAGATTTGGATGGGACCATTATTGCCCAGACCCACGGGCACCTTTTCAATATCAACTTTAGCTTCCAAAAGTTGGATCTCTGGGCTCAGGAAGTGGGTGCAGATATCTGTCTCTATGGCCATTTGCATATTCCAGATGCTTGGATGCAAGGCAAGACTCTCTTTCTCAATCCGGGCTCCATTAGCCAACCTCGTGGCTCAATCAATGAGCGTCTCTATGCTAAAGTAGAGATTGACGATGATCGCTTTAAAATTGATTTCTATACGCGAAATCATGAACTCTATCCAAGCTTGTCCAAGGAGTTTGCCCGATGA
- a CDS encoding nucleoside-triphosphate diphosphatase, which produces MTKNIYEYKDASDWYVAEWGQSASYSEFERVPAEASDILDRLESIFAEEELSLPLNITVIRYGSAFRFLTFLLDILNQETDRKLELLQRQGALLLVEGGKLLYVHLPQTGVDLQAFLGAKDVKDTLLIATRNEGKTAEFRKLFGKLGYEVENLNDYPDLPEVAETGMTFEENARLKAETISQLTGKMVLADDSGLQVDVLGGLPGVWSARFAGVGATDDENNIKLLHELAMVFDIKDRSAHFHTTLVVASPDKESLVVEADWPGYIAHEPKGENGFGYDPLFLVGETGKTSAELTIEEKNAQSHRAQAVQKLMEVFPAWQSKQSS; this is translated from the coding sequence ATGACAAAAAATATTTATGAATACAAAGATGCCTCTGACTGGTATGTAGCTGAGTGGGGGCAAAGTGCCTCTTATAGTGAATTTGAGCGAGTGCCAGCCGAAGCTTCTGATATTTTAGACCGCTTAGAGAGTATTTTTGCGGAAGAAGAGCTAAGCCTGCCCTTAAATATCACGGTCATTCGCTATGGCTCAGCCTTTCGCTTTTTGACCTTCTTGCTGGATATTTTAAACCAAGAAACGGATCGAAAGTTGGAATTGTTGCAGCGACAGGGAGCCCTTCTCTTGGTTGAAGGGGGCAAATTGCTCTATGTCCATCTGCCACAAACTGGTGTGGATTTACAAGCCTTTCTGGGAGCAAAAGATGTCAAAGACACCCTCTTGATTGCGACGCGCAATGAGGGCAAGACAGCAGAGTTTCGCAAGCTTTTCGGGAAGTTGGGCTATGAGGTGGAAAATCTGAATGACTATCCTGATTTGCCAGAGGTGGCTGAAACAGGCATGACCTTTGAAGAAAATGCCCGCCTCAAGGCTGAAACGATTAGCCAGTTGACTGGCAAAATGGTGTTAGCAGATGATTCAGGTCTGCAAGTGGATGTCTTGGGAGGTCTACCAGGCGTCTGGTCAGCTCGCTTTGCTGGTGTTGGTGCAACAGATGACGAAAACAATATCAAGCTCCTGCATGAGCTGGCCATGGTTTTTGATATTAAAGACCGCTCTGCTCATTTCCACACGACTCTGGTGGTCGCAAGTCCAGATAAGGAATCCTTGGTGGTCGAAGCGGATTGGCCGGGCTACATTGCCCATGAGCCAAAGGGTGAAAATGGCTTTGGCTATGATCCTTTGTTCTTGGTCGGAGAGACAGGAAAAACATCAGCTGAGCTGACAATCGAAGAGAAAAATGCTCAGTCCCATCGTGCGCAAGCAGTGCAAAAATTAATGGAGGTATTTCCAGCATGGCAAAGCAAACAATCATCGTAA
- the racE gene encoding glutamate racemase, with product MDNRPIGFLDSGVGGLTVVRELMRQLPHEEVVYIGDSARAPYGPRPAEQIRDYTWQLVNFLLTKDVKMIVIACNTATAVVWEEVKAKLDIPVLGVILPGASAAIKSTTGGKIGVIGTPMTVQSDIYRKKIEALSPEMEVQSLACPKFVPLVESNELQSSLTKKVVYETLHPLASKVDTLVLGCTHYPLLRPIIQNMMGPSVKLIDSGAECVRDISVLLNYFEINRSREKHELNHRFYTTANAKRFAEIAENWLNLKVNVEHVTL from the coding sequence ATGGATAACCGACCGATTGGATTTTTAGACTCTGGGGTGGGCGGTCTGACTGTTGTCCGTGAATTGATGCGGCAACTCCCCCATGAGGAAGTGGTTTATATAGGTGATTCGGCTCGGGCTCCATATGGTCCTAGGCCGGCGGAGCAGATTCGAGACTATACTTGGCAGTTGGTCAATTTTCTCTTGACCAAAGATGTCAAGATGATTGTCATTGCTTGCAATACTGCCACAGCTGTTGTCTGGGAGGAAGTCAAGGCTAAGTTGGACATTCCTGTCCTCGGTGTGATTTTGCCCGGAGCCAGCGCTGCTATCAAGTCTACGACTGGTGGCAAGATTGGGGTCATCGGGACTCCTATGACGGTTCAGTCCGACATTTACCGAAAAAAGATTGAGGCCCTATCTCCTGAGATGGAGGTGCAGAGCTTGGCTTGTCCTAAGTTTGTCCCGCTGGTGGAGTCAAATGAGCTCCAGTCCAGCCTGACTAAAAAGGTGGTCTATGAGACACTTCATCCTCTGGCGAGCAAGGTGGACACCCTTGTCTTGGGCTGTACTCATTATCCTTTACTCCGGCCGATTATTCAAAATATGATGGGGCCGAGCGTCAAGCTGATTGACAGCGGGGCTGAATGTGTCCGGGATATTTCTGTCCTGCTCAATTATTTTGAAATCAATCGTAGCCGTGAAAAGCACGAACTGAATCATCGTTTTTATACTACAGCCAATGCTAAGAGATTTGCGGAAATCGCAGAAAACTGGCTGAATCTGAAAGTCAATGTGGAGCATGTGACCTTATGA
- a CDS encoding YneF family protein: protein MNTLLAILLIMLAFFGGILLGMYLLRRQVEKEFAENPRLNVEAVRMLLSANGQKPSEARVQQVYRQIINQQKAAVAKNKNKK, encoded by the coding sequence ATGAATACATTGTTAGCAATTTTATTGATTATGCTGGCTTTCTTTGGTGGGATTTTGCTTGGTATGTACTTACTTCGCCGTCAGGTTGAGAAGGAATTTGCGGAAAATCCACGTCTTAATGTAGAAGCGGTGCGGATGTTGCTCAGTGCCAATGGTCAAAAACCAAGTGAAGCACGCGTTCAACAAGTTTACCGTCAAATTATCAACCAACAAAAAGCAGCAGTTGCTAAAAATAAAAACAAAAAATAA
- a CDS encoding diaminopimelate decarboxylase — MKTPFISRDRLAELTAQFPTPFHLYDEKGIRARARALHEAFAWNPGFKEYFAVKATPNPAILKILKEEGCGVDCASYVELLMSQKLGFAGDEIMFSSNNTPAEEFRLARELGATINLDAYEDVAFLKEVAGIPRVISCRYNPGGVFELGTSIMDHPEEAKFGMTKAQLIQAFKELKELGAETFGIHALLASNTVSNDYYPALARQLFELAVEILEATGIKLDFINLSGGVGVNYQPDGEENDIAVIGQGVRQAYEEILTPAGLGQVKIFTELGRFMLAPFGLLVTKVTHKKQTYRTYLGVDASAVNLLRPAMYGAYHHITNMDRPEGATEIVDVVGSLCENNDKFAIQRELPVSQIGDTLVIHDTGAHGFSMGYQYNAKLRSSEILLEENGQARMIRRAERPEDYFATLYGFDFEK, encoded by the coding sequence ATGAAAACTCCATTTATCAGTCGTGATCGCTTGGCGGAGCTGACCGCGCAATTCCCAACGCCTTTCCATCTTTACGATGAGAAGGGGATTCGAGCGAGAGCGCGGGCTTTGCACGAGGCTTTTGCTTGGAATCCTGGTTTTAAGGAATATTTTGCCGTCAAGGCGACACCGAATCCTGCTATTTTAAAAATCCTCAAGGAAGAGGGCTGTGGTGTGGACTGTGCCAGCTATGTGGAGCTGCTCATGAGCCAAAAGCTGGGCTTTGCTGGGGATGAGATCATGTTTTCGTCCAATAATACGCCAGCCGAGGAGTTTCGTCTGGCGCGGGAGTTGGGAGCGACCATCAATCTAGATGCTTACGAAGACGTGGCTTTCTTGAAGGAAGTGGCTGGAATTCCCAGGGTGATCTCTTGCCGCTACAATCCCGGTGGTGTCTTTGAGCTTGGGACTAGTATCATGGATCATCCAGAGGAAGCCAAGTTTGGTATGACCAAGGCGCAGCTGATTCAGGCTTTCAAAGAGCTTAAGGAGCTGGGAGCAGAGACATTCGGCATCCATGCCCTCTTAGCCTCCAATACTGTCAGCAATGACTACTATCCAGCACTGGCTCGGCAGCTTTTTGAGCTGGCTGTTGAGATTTTAGAAGCAACAGGAATTAAGCTAGACTTTATCAATCTGTCTGGCGGTGTCGGGGTCAACTATCAGCCTGATGGCGAGGAAAATGACATTGCGGTCATCGGTCAAGGAGTTCGTCAGGCCTATGAGGAAATCTTGACACCAGCTGGTCTGGGTCAGGTCAAAATTTTCACAGAGTTGGGGCGTTTTATGCTAGCGCCTTTTGGTCTCTTGGTGACCAAGGTGACGCACAAAAAGCAAACTTATCGGACTTATCTGGGAGTGGATGCTTCTGCGGTCAATCTCCTGCGTCCCGCTATGTATGGAGCTTATCACCATATTACCAATATGGATCGGCCAGAAGGAGCGACGGAGATTGTCGATGTGGTCGGCAGCCTCTGCGAAAACAACGATAAATTTGCCATCCAGCGGGAGTTGCCTGTCAGTCAGATTGGCGATACGCTGGTCATTCACGACACTGGTGCCCACGGCTTCTCCATGGGCTACCAATACAATGCCAAACTGCGCTCTAGCGAGATTCTCCTAGAGGAAAATGGGCAGGCTCGTATGATTCGTCGGGCAGAAAGGCCAGAAGATTATTTCGCGACTCTCTACGGCTTTGATTTTGAAAAATAG